The sequence CAATCTTTGCCGTTTTTTTTGAAAGAAGCAAAAACAACCGAAGAGGAAGCAAGAAAACAGCTTCAACAGTTCTTTCCTATGTTAAGACGCTGGAAAAAGAAAATATAAGTTTTACAAAATATAATATAAGGAAAAGTAAAAATGAAAAAGTATAAAGTTGCAGTTGTCGGCGCTACGGGCGCAGTTGGCCGCGAAATGATTAAAATGCTGGAAAGCAGAAATTTTCCGGTTGAAAGCATAAAGTTTTTAGCGTCCGAACGTTCGGTAGGCAAAAAATTACTGTTTAACGGTAAAGAATACCCCGTAGAACTTCTTACTCACGACGGCGGAAAAGGCGTAGATATTGCCATATACTCTGCCGGCGGAGACGTTTCAAAAGAGTTTGCGCCGTCGTTTGCTAAAGACGGCTGCTTTGTTATAGACAACTCTTCCGCGTGGAGAATGGATAAAGACGTTCCGCTTGTCGTTCCGGAAGTAAATCCCGGCGATTTGAAAAAAGATAAAAAAATTATTGCAAACCCTAACTGTTCTACAATTCAAATGGTTGTTGCGTTAAAACCGCTTCATGACGAAGCAAAAATTAAAAGAGTTATAGTTTCAACTTATCAGGCGGTTTCAGGAGCCGGTCAGAAAGGAATAAACGAACTTGACGCACAGGTTAAAGCCTGGGCAAAAGGGGAACCAATTCCCGCGGCAAGCAAATTTCAATATCAAATAGCTTTCAATTTAATTCCGCAAATAGACGTTTTTGCAGATTACGATTACACCAAAGAAGAACTTAAAATGACCAACGAAACAAAGAAAATTATGGGCGATGACAACATTTTGGTTAGCGCAACCTGCGTTCGCGTTCCTGTTTTTCGCGCGCATTCCGAAAGCGTTTGGATTGAAACTGAAAAACCTATAACGCCCGAAAAAGCTAAAGAACTGCTTTCAAAAGCCGACGGCATAGAGCTTATAGACGATATTGCAAACAAAAAATACCCAACGCCTTTATATGCTGAAAACAAGCAGACTACTTACGTAGGCAGAATCCGCAAAGATATTTCAATAAAAGATGACAAAGCCTTAACTTTTTGGGTAGTTTCAGACAATCTTTTAAAAGGCGCCGCGTTAAACGCAGTGCAAATTGCAGAAGCCCTTGTGAAAAACGGACTTGTCTAAATTTTAAAAAATTACATACAAAAACGGCATCGTTAAAAGTAAAACTGTAGTTTACCGCATACAGCAAAAGCTTCCAACGATGCCGTTTCTCATTTCAAAAGGAGATAACACATGTCCATTAGCGGAGTTTTTAAAGTAATAAGCAAAGTTGCAAAAGTTGCAGGACCGCAGATAACAAAGCTTATAGATTACAAAAGAGCCCTGTCAGACCTTAAAGCCGAAAACGAAATTTTGGCAGCCGAAATAATAAAATTAAGAAAGCTTCAGATTATTTCCACCATAGTTATAGCTGCGTTATTTACCGTTTCAGTTATATTTATAGTGCTGTATTTTTCAAAATAATGCCTAATTTCCAACTAATTATTGAGTATAACGGTACAAATTTCAACGGTTGGGGAAAACAACCCCGCTTAAGAACTGTCTGCGGCGAGCTTGAAAAAGCATTTTTTGCTATTTTTAAAACTCCGGTAAATATTACCTGTGCCGGCCGAACGGACAAAGGCGTTCACGCAACCGGTCAGTGTGCAAACATCCGCCTGCCTGATGAAATTTTACCTGAAAAATTATTATTAAGGCTCAATTCCTTGCTTCCAACAGATATAAACGTTAAAATAGTAAAGGCGGTCAACGATTGCTTTGATGCCAGAAAATCTGCAAAATCTAAAACCTACACCTATATTATATACAATTCGCCCATCAGGTCTGCACTGCAAGAAAATCGTTCATGGCATGTTGCGCAGCCGCTTGACATTAAACTAATGAAAACTGCCGCCAAATTTTTGCAAGCCAAAAGAGACTGCTCTGCCTTTGACTCTTACAACAGCGTTTTTGATTACAAAATAGTAGATTTGCAGCATGTAAGCATATCTAAAAATGGCAATTTTATAACAATTTCAGTTACGGCAGACCATTTTCTGTATAAAATGGTTCGAAAAATGGTAGGGGAAATTGTAAAAATCGGCAAAAAAGAGCTGCCTCTGGCAGAATTCAAATCTACAGTCCTGTCCAAAAACTGCAGCAAATCAACCAAACCGGCGCCGCCGCATGGGCTGTATCTAACAAAAGTAAGCTACTAAACCCAAAATTTCAAGGTACTCCAATACCCCAAAAACGCTTAAAACGCAAGCAATAAAACCTCTGTTTTTGAAATATAAAAACAGGGGATTTTTTACATTTAAATTTTAAGCAACGCAACAAGGGTAGCAATAGCCAAAATTAACAAGATAAGTTCCCGCATAATTTTATCCTTTAATTCTCAATTTTCAATTATCAATTCTAAATTGCCGTTAACCATGTGAGTGATACTTTATAACTGTTAAAGTATGAACTAATATAAATGTAAATTTATTTTATTTATAACGATTTATTTACATAAACATAACAATTAACTCAAATGTTAACAAACCTACCAAACCCCTGCTCAACTTAACATAATGTATCTTATCGGACAAATTTTTAGGTAGTTTTTAGGCAAAATTTTACGAAAAAGTTTTGAGAAATTTTTTGGATTTTTAAATTTAAGGTTTTCTTTGGCATGTTAAAATTTAATTTTCAAGGTATCAAAACTATCCGGAAAATTAAATTTCAAATTTTGATTTTTTGAAAATAAAAAAACAGCCCAAAAATTCTGAGCTGTTTTTTTATTTATTTAGTTATTGCAGATTTGCGGTTATTAACCTTAAGGTCATTGACCCCTTTCTATTTTCCCCAAAATTCGGCTAATTTTTT is a genomic window of Endomicrobium proavitum containing:
- a CDS encoding aspartate-semialdehyde dehydrogenase encodes the protein MKKYKVAVVGATGAVGREMIKMLESRNFPVESIKFLASERSVGKKLLFNGKEYPVELLTHDGGKGVDIAIYSAGGDVSKEFAPSFAKDGCFVIDNSSAWRMDKDVPLVVPEVNPGDLKKDKKIIANPNCSTIQMVVALKPLHDEAKIKRVIVSTYQAVSGAGQKGINELDAQVKAWAKGEPIPAASKFQYQIAFNLIPQIDVFADYDYTKEELKMTNETKKIMGDDNILVSATCVRVPVFRAHSESVWIETEKPITPEKAKELLSKADGIELIDDIANKKYPTPLYAENKQTTYVGRIRKDISIKDDKALTFWVVSDNLLKGAALNAVQIAEALVKNGLV
- the truA gene encoding tRNA pseudouridine(38-40) synthase TruA; the protein is MPNFQLIIEYNGTNFNGWGKQPRLRTVCGELEKAFFAIFKTPVNITCAGRTDKGVHATGQCANIRLPDEILPEKLLLRLNSLLPTDINVKIVKAVNDCFDARKSAKSKTYTYIIYNSPIRSALQENRSWHVAQPLDIKLMKTAAKFLQAKRDCSAFDSYNSVFDYKIVDLQHVSISKNGNFITISVTADHFLYKMVRKMVGEIVKIGKKELPLAEFKSTVLSKNCSKSTKPAPPHGLYLTKVSY